TAATAATTCTAGGTTCTTCTTTTAGTAAGTGACCGTTGTCTTAACATCTACGCTTACCGTGAGACATCGTGGGATTGCGGCCAATTTGAGACGAGAGTGGCCACCCGGTTTTGAGGAATTTCACTCGAGCCGATGTCTCCCCAAGGGGTCGAACACCTCGGTCCGGTGGGACGCTCCGGCCGTGGTGAGTTATacccctaccgacaaagccgtgccgcCAGGCGATTCAAAGCGTTTCCGCGACGATGCTGCGTAggaaccgataaggggtataggtaaaatataactgccgtactgGTTAAGTAGCTTTGCATTTCCCGTTTACATTCCAGATTCCCGGCGAGGAAGAGGAAGTGGACGACGAGGAGATGGGAGTGGCCGAGACCTACGCGGACTACATGCCGCCCAAACGTGAGTGCTCCCGCGGATGAGCCCTCGCGAGTGGCCGCCGCCGCTCACGCGTGTGCCTTGCAGTGAAGCTGGGCCGCAAGCACCCGGACCCGGTGGTGGAGACGGCGTCGCTGTCGTCGGTGGAGCCGGTGGACGTGACGTACGCGCTGAGCCTGCCCGACGACACGGTGCGCACCGGCCTGCTGTCGGCGCTGCAGCTGGAGGCCGTGGTGTACGCGTCGCAGGCGCACGAGCACATGCTGCCCGACGGCACGCGCGCCGGCTTCCTCATCGGTGAGCGCTCTCTTTATTCGAGTAGGCCCAtcggtggcacttttgatgcgtacacgcGAATTACGCGATAAccacataaacttaaaactaaagctacgagggttccaaacgcgtcctggtgttttttttgttatcaccatttcacattttcttttgaaggtatttgatgaatttctatgGATACAGCGAGGCCAGTTTAAGTGGCCCGGCCGCCTCGCCTGTCCCTTGTTTTGTACCGTTCTGTATCCTCACTGCTGTTAGATCTCTGCTACAGTATTGTGGCCGTGTATCGTGCATGGTCTCGGTGGTTCCTGCGCACTGTTGTGGTACAAGTGACTGTCTCCGGAGGGGCACGGCAGCGCTGGCTAACGAGCGTGTCCGCAGGCGACGGCGCGGGCGTGGGCAAGGGGCGCACCATCGCCGGCATCATCTTCGAGAACCACGTGCGCGGCCGCAAGCGCGCGCTGTGGGTGTCCGTGTCCAACGACCTCAAGTACGACGCCGAGCGCGACCTGCGCGACATCGGCGCCGGCAAGATCGAGGTGCACTCGCTCAGCAAGGTGCGACACGAGCCACTCTTGCCGCTCTTCCTTCAATGGCCTTCCATCAAATTCAAAACAATATTGTGTACTTTGTTATAATTGATTGCAAATATATGATAATAGAGCTacgtttatttaagaaataaggCGTTATGACCGCCCATAATCtgcaatttatatttgaaaaccGTTGGCAAATTATGAAATCGAAACATAAAAAGGCAATCGgacaggaataaaaaaaaatgtaaaatgatattgaacattcatttttatgaaaaaaaattaaatcaacgaataaatcttaaaatgaatcttattttAATGTGGTTCACTCCTAGCGAATGACCGCTACGGCAACTTACGTCACCTGTGGCTAAACAAGCTCAAAGCAAACATTAATGACAGGATTCTTTCCacgattactttattttaatctaaattaaattgtagaagaaaattgaatcaaaatatatagtagttttaaaactaaatggAACTTATTTCGTGGAAcgataatgaatattttattttaagtatgtagTAACAAGTATGTCATAGTAACATCTAGTTTTAAGTATTAACGACAATAgtaataagtatgtatttataaaaaaagcgtTACTAAATACCACTCTATAGATGGAACATTTTAAGAAGCCTCTATTCCCACTCACTAGTGGTGTAGTGCGGTGTAACGTGACCGTTTACGCGGCATTATTAAAGCCTGTTTTTGGGAACATTGAACAGAACTATTTGTTAGACAATTAAATCGCATACGGAGAAGTGGTCCTATTCCCTACTTCCCTACAGCTTTTTACATTAGAAAATATGAGAGCTACGTGCAAATAAGCGATGCTATTGCCCCACTTGCCGTGTCCTGTCCGCAGCTGAAGTACGCCAAGATCTCGTCGGCGGTGAACGGCAACCTGAAGAAGGGCGTGGTGTTCAGCACGTACAGCGCGCTCATCGGCGAGACGCAGGCCAACACCAAGTACCGCTCGCGCCTCAAGCAGTTGCTGCAGTGGTGCGGAGAGGACTTCGACGGCGTCGTATCCTTTGCGATTGCGCAGAACTAACTTTACCTAACATAGCCTCTACAACTTTTAAATCTACCTTGATGAACAACTATCATAAATGAAAAGCGAAAAAAACTTCACAGGCTTTCGAGGTGCATTATGTActgtttctgagacttatctgtgaaaacgaaaacctaatagtttcgagtaaaccactgccatggtctttactgaaagaaatccaATACAGccacatcacatgcaaaattaaaatcatgtgactcctgccactttataaGATACAGTACTATGCGCGAGTCGGTCttttttccttatgaaatataattatgcatccttcaatatttcGCTGTGTATTGACAAGCCTGTTAGGACTGAATCACTGGCATGATAAGTTGACCTGCTTCATCAGATATGTATCAATGTTCCCCGACGTATTCCGAGATACCCTGATACCAACCCagctcaattatttttatttgtttaatattaattcagaatagtgaataataaaagatacaaaataaacagaatagTGTCGGTACGCTAGTACGGCATTCGCTGGTTTAGTTTGAACACATATACCATGAGTCGATATCATTACGCAAAATGAGCACTAAATTCGCGGCGAACCACTTGTAATGTAAGGCATTTACAAACAGACTCTCTTGTATTTACGATCGCTTCAATCGGCCAGTAGTCGATCCACACGCAACAGGTTCCTGAACTCGCACACCAGATCGTTTTCGACGAGTGCCACAAGGCCAAGAACCTGTGCCCCGTGGGCTCCGGCAAGGCCACCAAGACCGGACTCACGGCGCTCGAGCTGCAGAATAAGTTGCCCAAGGCGCGGGTGGTGTACGCGTCGGCCACGGGCGCCTCGGAGCCGCGCAACATGGCCTACATGGTGCGCCTCGGCATCTGGGGGGAGGGCACGCCCTTCCCCACCTTCATGGACTTCATCAACGCCGTGGAGAAGCGGTATGCTCGCTGTAGACCTACTGGCGCGGGCACGAGACTACATTGTATCCCCCGATATTATCCCCTGacggaaaataaaattaacatgtccGTGTAACGTGTCCGTGGAATATGAAATTTTGACCTCCGTTTATTACTACACATATATATTGTCGTTCCCCCGGGGAgatattgtctcctgcccgcgCCGGCCGCGCCGCACTGGGCGGTGCGGGGGGCGAGTGGACGCGGCGGGTTCAAGTGCGTGTCCGCAGGGGCGTGGGCGCCATGGAGATCGTGGCCATGGACATGAAGCTGCGAGGCATGTACATCGCGCGGCAGCTGTCGTTCCACGGCGTGTCGTTCAAGATCGAGGAGGTGCCGCTGTCCGAGCCCTTCCGGGACACGTACGACAAGGCGGTGGCGCTGGTGAGGACGATGGAGCCGGAGCGGTGTTCCCGCGCAGAACACAAACATAATTGGGCCCGTTTCAGTGGGTTGAGGCCATGCAGCGCTTCACGGAGGCGGCGGAGCTGATCGACGCGGAGCCGCGCATGAAGAAGACCATGTGGGGGCAGTTCTGGTCGGCACACCAGAGGTTCTTCAAGTACCTCTGCATCGCCGCCAAGGTACTTTTTATCATAAGGAGTTCCTTAAATAAATGCCAATAATTACATTTCTCTATAACAGGCGAGggaataacacaaaaaaatggtttttgtgtgatttttattttactatcgaTCGCATTCGGATACACGTATAATAACAAAACTATCAGTGGGTTTAATGAGtacttaagttaaaaaaaaaaaaacaaagaccgTCAGAAATCGTTtgggcgtgtgtgtgtgttacacacacacacacgcccaAACTAGCACACGcttataaaaactaatattcttattattagaaactcagtagttgctctttttcaacagcaacatttacaatcatttttctatcttgcgcaAGATGAgtgcgaagctggctgcttcaaACCTTGCTGTTTTAAATGTGTTattacacattgtttaaatgtttgctttagtaggtccaaaatcatCGTAGAAATTACGTTGTAAAAGCGtttactcaaccccacaaaagAATTCCGCAACTTTCGAAGACGATAGACAGATACCACTAATTTACGTACGTTTCTAgcaagtcgattgttaatatcagctttttgtttataaagtgtaaagtaatatttttgatcgtacagctcttttctgtagtataaatattttttcaatatctgCATCTCTCCACCACAACGAGATGCCATAGGTAActatactgtgaaagtatgcgaaacaagcctagcagtttcaacatcGTTTAGCTGTCttattttcctgattgcataggCAGCTGAGCTGATTTTACTCTAGTATTTCTATATGGGTACTATAGCTTACAATCTAAAGTTTCACCTAGAAAAATAGTGTAGTTTTCTATTTTACGTGTCtctgtttctccatttattataatattttttaacgttaggtaaaataaattctaaacaCTGGGTTATTTGATCATTTAGAAGTAAGTTATTAATAGTAAACCAGtatgacacatgtgacaaagcacggttaaCATCGTGTTaactatctttatttatatcagtcttaaaatctgacatggtgtggtagatcatttatatgcataaaaataaaaagagaccCAAAATATAGCCTCGTGGGACACCTGTTAAGGTAGATGATCCCTAAGACTTgatgtcttttatgcatacccttttGATTCTATCACTCAGAGGCAATTAAATGAactgcaacgtttttgatgctaTAGTGGCTTCGTTGTAATAACAACTCACTGGACTTTAATGAACACAGCTGTATACCCATTCCGGCCATGTCCTTTATGCTTTTATCTCTATTAGCATGCTTCTAATTGAAGCCTTAGATTAAAATAGTTGAATTTGAAGTATAAATAATGAATGTACCTCtatatatttgtaagaaatgtATGTTCGTTTCCGAAACACGACTCGCAGGTGAACCAGGCCGTGGTGCTGGCGCGCGAGGCGGTGAAGTGCGGCAAGTGCGTGGTCATCGGGCTGCAGAGCACGGGCGAGGCGCGCACGCTCGACCAGCTGGAGCGCGACGACGGCGAGCTGTCGGACTTCGTGTCCACCGCCAAGTGAGTGGACCGGGCACAATCCCTTGAGGAACACCAACTGATTTTCAGCTCATACAAGCTGGTCAACGTTATTAAGGTAGCCTCCGAACCATTGTATTGCCCGTAAAACCGCGTCTCCAGTTTTCCTAATAATGATATATGCGAAATTGTATCAATAGCTTTGgctatatcaataaaaatacaaggTTGAAGACAAACTGCTTTGTTCATTCAGCTTTGTTAATCCGTAttgattattatgaataaatctTAAGGGGAAGCACTAATGCGGACATTAACACTTTGATcatatattaatatcattttttataagacatttatttaaattcaatccCATTCTCTTTTATGGCTCTAAGTGTTCCAATTGAGAAACCCTTTTTTTACTTTAGCATccataataacaattaaacataaattgAGCTTTCCAATGAATTATTGCAAGTATGATTGCTAGACTCATTCTAATTATCAAAAAGTTAACATCTATTGGTAGAAACAGGTGTCACTTTGCGAAAGTCCGTGATATACAAATGATAAGTATCTCAGATGCTGGTTTAAGAAGTTTATTTGATAACACAACCAAGCATgtaatatgatatattatgtccCACATTGTCCAGCCGTGGGACATATCTTTTGCTTTCTCGATTTTAATTGAAGCCTTGTACTCGTCGCCAGAGGCGTGTTCCAGACCCTCGTGGAGAAACACTTCCCGGCACCGGACCGGGAGCGCATCAACCGGTTGCTGGGCCTCGAAGCCAAGACGAAGGCGGTGGTGCCCGTCCCCGTCGTCGCGCCACTCAACGGCAAGAACGGGCTTCCGGACAGCGCGGCCAAGAGGAAATGTGAGCGTCGCTGTGATGAGCTGTTGGTTCGGAGTGTTAGATAAATACCAAAACGTCGATTTCCATTAAGTATTTAAGGCGACTACTGTAAAATCGACACACTGGAAAATAGAGACTAGAGGCTCGGATTATTCATTAGCTCTCCGAATTACTAAATTAATTGAAGCAGTCGTTCAACTGACTAAGCATTGTTTATATCGCGATAAGCGATACCAAAGCGGCGATTGCAATGTTAACTCGGTTAAGCGTTTGgaccaaaatttaattaacatatCACAAGCGCTGGTTCGCCAGCCACATGAGGCAGTCACCATAGTCAGCTCTGTAGCTAAAAGTTCTACATGGGGAGCGGCTGCGCTGCTTGGCGGGTCTTTGATGTTGGTAAATGAAAGGTGTTGAGCTGTGGGACTGGCTTGTGTGGATATGGTGTTTATTCTATACTTTGTACATTCGGTGAAGTTTCGGTGAAGTTTCGGTGCGGGATGATGAGGTCGCTTGTCGCGCTTGCAGTGACGGCGCGGCAGCTGGTCAACGCGGCGGCCAAGCGCAGGCGCGGCGGCTCCTCCTCGGACGAGTTCATCCGCTCGGACGACGAGCTGGACGCCGAGCTCGAGGGCGAGGCCGAGGCGGAGGCCGACTCGGATCGCGAGGAGCGCCGCTCCGACTCCGAGCTCAGCGACTTCAACCCCTTCCGCGCGGGCAGCGACAGCGACGACGGTAAGGAGCTTCACCATTCCTAGCACGATGAGTGCGGCGAATGCTAGAACGGAAAATATTCAAATCCTGTTTGATAAATCCCCGGATCGATAAAAGCGTTCCTTGTGCAGACGCAAGGGAATATTGCACTGAAATTGAGTCGCGTCGATcttatttgtttagttttaaacaCACCGATAAACCGCAGAACCGTGGGTGGGCCGCAAGAAGAAAGTGTCGAAAAAGAAGAAGGCGCCCGCGGCCGCCAAGAAGAAGACGAGCACGCAGGACAAGATAGAGACCATGTTCACGCGCAAGAGCCAGgcgccgccgccgcccgccGTCACCGTGACGGCCGCGGGCCGCAGCCTCACCGGCACGCCCGTCGGCACCAACGGCCTGTACCTCGGTGAGCCCCGCCCCGCCCCGCCCCTGCCCGGCCCGCCCCCCGCCCTAACGCCGCGCGTGTTGCAGGGCCGGCGCGGCCCGTGGCGCCGGCGCGCTCCGCCATCGAGCGCGCGTGCAGCATGAAGGAGCAGCTGCTGGCGGCCGTGGAGCGCCTGGGCCGCCGCCTGCCGCCCAACACGCTCGACCAGCTCGTCGACGAGCTGGGCGGCACCGACAACGTTGCGGAGGTACCGACCGCGTACACCCATTGTGATTTTGATCATGGAAAATACTAATTTTGTTTGGTCGTACAAGGCATTGCAGAAAAATTTGAAACCCTCCTAAATTGgcttcttaaataaataaataaacaaataaaaaataaataaacccctAGTAGGAACTCAAACTAGACATTGAGGCTTGCATCTGCATCCGATATTATAAAGAATTTGacgaaattaaaattgaaaattgcagGTGATTTATGGGATATGTCTGTTGAGTGATGTCTAACATCAGTCACAATTGCCCCTTACTTATCCATTATTTTCAACGAATGTGTTAATATGGGTATATTTCCAAATAGAGCTAAATAATTACAGGCCTTTTACAGTCTTACAAGCACTTAGAAAAAACTTTACTTAATCAACAATTGAATCatttcatatataattttaataacctgCTTCATCCAGAACAATATAACTTCACCAAAGTTTGTAGCACAACGGTTGCggttgctaaacttataaaacatgtttatatgTTTAGTTACGTGGGAAAGTTTGTAAAATGCCAttagtgttttttgtgatctatccaaggcattcgattgcgttgaataTAAAACCTTATTACTTAAACTAAGCCACTACAGCATCAAAAATGTTGCACTTAATTTGATTGCCTTGTATCTTAGTGATAGAACACAAAAGGTATGTATAAAagacataagtatatttaaaaaagacatAAGTCAGGGTACATAAAcctttttggtgtatataaatgatcttcCACACCATGTCAGTAACACTTGTAACATTATACtatttgcagatgatacatctgaCGATGTAAGCGTCTCTgacgtgctatgtcgcatgtatctcactggtt
This is a stretch of genomic DNA from Pararge aegeria chromosome 12, ilParAegt1.1, whole genome shotgun sequence. It encodes these proteins:
- the LOC120627847 gene encoding protein strawberry notch isoform X2 — protein: MSKRQAFGDHNPAASDDDSDFDDDEDPDNLEVPGGGKTLAAAARLGDKAKPHTMMPVTVRATTNPLAAASGVAFGQATNVKPIKISATSLTKPVHLGMGMGMGMGMGRGVEMVGMQSMNSYLLQNLNQILASGMGGPLAGMLGQFAQVPPWAQKGMWPQEKIPGEEEEVDDEEMGVAETYADYMPPKLKLGRKHPDPVVETASLSSVEPVDVTYALSLPDDTVRTGLLSALQLEAVVYASQAHEHMLPDGTRAGFLIGDGAGVGKGRTIAGIIFENHVRGRKRALWVSVSNDLKYDAERDLRDIGAGKIEVHSLSKLKYAKISSAVNGNLKKGVVFSTYSALIGETQANTKYRSRLKQLLQWCGEDFDGVIVFDECHKAKNLCPVGSGKATKTGLTALELQNKLPKARVVYASATGASEPRNMAYMVRLGIWGEGTPFPTFMDFINAVEKRGVGAMEIVAMDMKLRGMYIARQLSFHGVSFKIEEVPLSEPFRDTYDKAVALWVEAMQRFTEAAELIDAEPRMKKTMWGQFWSAHQRFFKYLCIAAKVNQAVVLAREAVKCGKCVVIGLQSTGEARTLDQLERDDGELSDFVSTAKGVFQTLVEKHFPAPDRERINRLLGLEAKTKAVVPVPVVAPLNGKNGLPDSAAKRKLTARQLVNAAAKRRRGGSSSDEFIRSDDELDAELEGEAEAEADSDREERRSDSELSDFNPFRAGSDSDDEPWVGRKKKVSKKKKAPAAAKKKTSTQDKIETMFTRKSQAPPPPAVTVTAAGRSLTGTPVGTNGLYLGPARPVAPARSAIERACSMKEQLLAAVERLGRRLPPNTLDQLVDELGGTDNVAEMTGRKGRVVQTEDGQILYESRSEADVPLETLNLTEKQRFMDGEKDVAIISEAASSGISLQSDRRARNQRRRVHITLELPWSADRAIQQFGRTHRSNQVNAPEYVFLISDLAGERRFASTVAKRLESLGALTHGDRRATESRDLSQFNIDNKYGRTALEAVMKAIMKYETPLVPPPGDYAGDFFQDVASALVGVGLIVNSEAAPGMLALDKDYNNMSKFLNRILGMPVDLQNRLFKYFTDTLAAVMEQARRSGRFDLGILDLGSAGESVRRVRCVRFLRRHATGQAPVELHTVHSERGLEWSVALEKLSAGGSAEEGFYVSRTPRNGKLTAVLCLAHTPARPERRDRLAKKERMFQIYKANTGLQLRLESLAEIEKKYRRAEPGDAEAAWRAQHAASLRTCAHAYWRATCRDPHCEVGLRRRTHHVLAGSLLAVWARVEQALAARSAGKMQVVRLKTDDGLKIVGTLIPKNCVDTLKEALSSDAVSVTEQTFESDR
- the LOC120627847 gene encoding protein strawberry notch isoform X1 encodes the protein MSKRQAFGDHNPAASDDDSDFDDDEDPDNLEVPGGGKTLAAAARLGDKAKPHTMMPVTVRATTNPLAAASGVAFGQATNVKPIKISATSLTKPVHLGMGMGMGMGMGRGAPVAPAAGSSAFTSAASLLAQMEMVGMQSMNSYLLQNLNQILASGMGGPLAGMLGQFAQVPPWAQKGMWPQEKIPGEEEEVDDEEMGVAETYADYMPPKLKLGRKHPDPVVETASLSSVEPVDVTYALSLPDDTVRTGLLSALQLEAVVYASQAHEHMLPDGTRAGFLIGDGAGVGKGRTIAGIIFENHVRGRKRALWVSVSNDLKYDAERDLRDIGAGKIEVHSLSKLKYAKISSAVNGNLKKGVVFSTYSALIGETQANTKYRSRLKQLLQWCGEDFDGVIVFDECHKAKNLCPVGSGKATKTGLTALELQNKLPKARVVYASATGASEPRNMAYMVRLGIWGEGTPFPTFMDFINAVEKRGVGAMEIVAMDMKLRGMYIARQLSFHGVSFKIEEVPLSEPFRDTYDKAVALWVEAMQRFTEAAELIDAEPRMKKTMWGQFWSAHQRFFKYLCIAAKVNQAVVLAREAVKCGKCVVIGLQSTGEARTLDQLERDDGELSDFVSTAKGVFQTLVEKHFPAPDRERINRLLGLEAKTKAVVPVPVVAPLNGKNGLPDSAAKRKLTARQLVNAAAKRRRGGSSSDEFIRSDDELDAELEGEAEAEADSDREERRSDSELSDFNPFRAGSDSDDEPWVGRKKKVSKKKKAPAAAKKKTSTQDKIETMFTRKSQAPPPPAVTVTAAGRSLTGTPVGTNGLYLGPARPVAPARSAIERACSMKEQLLAAVERLGRRLPPNTLDQLVDELGGTDNVAEMTGRKGRVVQTEDGQILYESRSEADVPLETLNLTEKQRFMDGEKDVAIISEAASSGISLQSDRRARNQRRRVHITLELPWSADRAIQQFGRTHRSNQVNAPEYVFLISDLAGERRFASTVAKRLESLGALTHGDRRATESRDLSQFNIDNKYGRTALEAVMKAIMKYETPLVPPPGDYAGDFFQDVASALVGVGLIVNSEAAPGMLALDKDYNNMSKFLNRILGMPVDLQNRLFKYFTDTLAAVMEQARRSGRFDLGILDLGSAGESVRRVRCVRFLRRHATGQAPVELHTVHSERGLEWSVALEKLSAGGSAEEGFYVSRTPRNGKLTAVLCLAHTPARPERRDRLAKKERMFQIYKANTGLQLRLESLAEIEKKYRRAEPGDAEAAWRAQHAASLRTCAHAYWRATCRDPHCEVGLRRRTHHVLAGSLLAVWARVEQALAARSAGKMQVVRLKTDDGLKIVGTLIPKNCVDTLKEALSSDAVSVTEQTFESDR